The nucleotide window CAGCTGTGGGTTCAGGCATACATCGAAGAACTGAATGAACTGCGGTACCCTGACCTCTGTTGTATTACCCAGGAAATGTACATTCGGCATCTTATGCAGTTTGCTTTTTTCGAAGGTTTTGTCTTCAGGGCCTACCAATACAATGCTCCACTGCGGCCGTTCTGCGGCGATATGTTCGAGGATGCTGATATCCAGTCGTGAAACGATCAGGGCGCCCATGTAACCGATGATAGGACCTTTGATATGTGCCATCTCTTCCGGCATGGTAAAAGGAGTGGCAGGGAAGAAACGTTCAAAATCACAGCCCTGTAAAATGTTGTAGGTGCGGGGATTGTATTTCCTGCCATAGTCCTCCAGGTAGTCGGAGTTGGTGACTACCATGCTGGCTTTAGCCATCAGAGATGGTTCCAGGCGTTTGCCATGTCTTACGAAAAACGGATGTGTGGCGATATTGTCACGGCTGTAGTAGATACAGTCTGTCACTTCCGGCAACAGCTCAATCAGATACTGACCACGATAGAATTCGTTGTCATTAAACAGCAGTACATTCTTAAATCCGAGTCTTTTCAAAGCCTGGTTGATTTCTTTGGCCAGCCGTTTATTATTGATTTTGTTAACAAAGTCGAATACCGGTGCAAACGGAATCCAGTTAACGGATTCCAGAATGGTACGGGGGTCCAGTGTCCAGAAGTTTGGTCCGATGCTGTTGATGTCATCGGTTTGTTTTTTCAGGCTTTTGAGGCGTGTTTGTACTTTGGGGTCGTCTTTGGAACGAATAAGTGTGATTCTGTCCAGTGCACGGTTCACATACAATACCCTGTTAAACTGAGATAATTCCTTCGCTACATTTTTGCAATTACTGCCAATAGCAATGTCCCAGGGTTGAAGGCCAACTACAAGGATATCCCTTCCTTTGATCATCTTACTTTCCATTTTAATAGAATTTTTTGTTGTAAAACTGCAATGATATCAGGATAGAAAAGTATCATGTGCTTGAATGTATTAAAGAGGCTGCTGCCGATCTTTCTGTACAGAATAATCTGGGTGATAATAAAACAGATAGCATAGGAAGTCATTGTACCGTAAGCGGCGCCCATCAATCCGAAATGCCTGGTAAAACTCCAGCAGATAAAAATATTACAGATAGCGGTGATGGTGTTGACCGCGAAGTTTGTTTTGGGAAGGCCAATGGAATCCATAATTGTGCCAAACTGTTTGATGAAAGGCAGGAACAGCCCATACAGTATGGTGATCTGCAGGATAGGGGCTGCTTCTTCATATGATGATCCTGCGATGATATGCAGCACAATCTTCGGTAACAACAGGATGAAAAAACTTACTGGCAAAGCGATGGCCAGTATGGCACCTACTGCTTTCTCATAATAGAATTTTACTTTCTCCATATTACCGGCTTCCATCATTTGCGCGCTTTTGGGAAAAAGAATATCGGCGAGTACCTGAGAAGGAACATCCACCAGATTGGAGATCCGCAAACATACGCCGTAAAGGGCCACAGAAGCGGTAGACAGATAGGAAGAGATCACAAACTGATCCGTGTTCCGGAATACGGAAGCACTGATGTTGGTCCCAAAAACATATTTGCCGAAGTGCCATAATTTCTTCACCCAGTCCATGTTAACCCGCAAAGTACCCGTCAGAAATTTACGGGCGAACAGGGCAGATACCAGCGCACCACACAGAATACCTGCATCAAAAAACAGGACCAGTTTGGTGAGCGTAATGTGTATGCTAGCCAGGAGGCTGACAACGATTAATCCAAAAGAAACACCTTGTCGCGTAAGGTAAGCCCAGAAGATGCCTTTGAAATCGGCATTGGCATTCTGTACCCATTCAAAATGAGAAAAAGGTACCAGCAACAGCAATCCCGGCAGAAAATAGTACATCACCGGTGCCAGGCCCGGTGCCTGTAAAAGATGGCTGACAGGGCCGATAAAGAATACGATCAGCAGCAGTATCGTCACGGTGGTAATACTGTTGAGGGTTAGTGCTGCAGTATGGATATAGGCATGTTCCTGTTTGTCGCTACTGTTGAGGTATTTAATAACCGCATTCTTAATCAGCGAATGCCGGATCACTTCTATAATAGCGGAGTACACAAGGAAAAGGTTCCAGGTACCCATATCGGGTTTGGAAAGGGTGCGGGTTAAAACAAGCACACTGCCGACACCGAATAACAATACAGCCGCTTTTTGTAAGCCGCTGTAGAATCCGGATCTAAGCCAGTAGGTATATTTTTGATCACTCATAGTTGTTATTCAAGTATGGCTGCGGGTTTAACTTTGTTGTACCTGTAATTTTTCCTTGCCGACAGCAGGCCGCTCGAGGCTGTAAAGCCACCAGGCGCCGGCACGTATGGCCAGGTTATAAATAATGATCGGTACAACTACTGCCATCACCAGACATATCACCAGCAGTAAAGGAACACTGGTAATACCGAATCCTTTCATTAGTACCATCCTGGTAGCAGAAGCTACCAGTACGTGAGATACATAGATGTATAAGGAATGATATCCCACTATCCTCAGCCATTTTATAGTATTGTAACGTTGAAGAATAAACGAAATATTATACATGAAAGCACAGCCGGTCAGCGCAATCAGCGCAAACAAAATCGGCTGGTAGGTTTCTACATACATATTGTCGTTCATCTGCAGGTCTTTGGTCAGGAAGTAATACTGGCCTGCCATAAAAAAGGGGAGTAGCCACCCGAAAGTTTTCCAGGAGGCATACTGCCGGAAGTTTTCCTTGTCCAGTATCCTGGATGACAACAGGTCACCCAGCGCAAAGAAGATATAGTAATGCATGATGTCGTACACAAAACCGAGGTCTATGTGTTTGATGCTGACATAACTCGACAGGATATACAGTACGGCGCCGGCTGTCAGCTGTTGCCAGATCGGCATTTTGAGCAACTGGCGGGTAAAGACGTACAGCACGCTGACATTAAAAAGTGCATACAGGTACCAGAACTGGTCTATCCTGCGGGGGAAAAGAAAAATGTATCCATAGTCAGCCAGGCTTCTGTCTGCATTCACGTATCTGCTCAGGCATATCTGCAGGGAAATCTGCAGCACAGACCATAACAGGTACGGATATAGTAAAGTACTGACCTTGTTGAACAATATTTTGCCTACTGTCCGCTTAGCCAGACTCCTGCTAATAAATACGCCGGACAGAATAAAGAAGAGAGGCATCCTGAAACTATAAAAGACGATATTGGCATTTTCCAGCCAGGCATATTCCGTAGTGGAAGTACCCGTGCGGGAAATTCCCTCAAAAATATGGCGGTACAATACCAGGATAATAGCTATGCCACGGGCATAGTCTATCCATGCCATTCTATTGTTGTTTAAAATATCGCTGTTAAATAGTTTCATATCCTTTTTCTACAGGTCTATATTTTCCTTGTTAACACAGTTCAATATGGCGCCAGTGAACTTTCCATTCATGTTCTGCAGGAACTGAATGGATTCCTTATCGGTTTGTTTGATAGTAGATTTTGCAGAAACAACAGAGATCATGGTGTCGGCATAATTCAGCAGCTCTTTACTGTCTGACCTGTCGTTGAGGGCTGCGCCTTCCATCAGAATATAATGATAGGTGCCGATGAGCGCAGACAGGTGACGTAACAGGTTATCATCGCCCAATACTTCTGCGGGTGTATAATCTCCGCCTTTGCAACCAATGATATCCACGTTTTCGATAGCAGTAGCGGTGATGATGGATTTCACCTTGTCGTAGCTGTAATCGCTGGTAGCTGCAGAGAAGGATTCCAGTTCTTCTTTGGCTTCAAATTCTTTTGTCAGTGTATTGTTGATGAAGTTGGTGTCGATGATGAGCACTTTTTTCTGGCTTCTGCTCAGGCTGTGGGCGAGG belongs to Chitinophaga sp. HK235 and includes:
- a CDS encoding acyltransferase; translation: MAWIDYARGIAIILVLYRHIFEGISRTGTSTTEYAWLENANIVFYSFRMPLFFILSGVFISRSLAKRTVGKILFNKVSTLLYPYLLWSVLQISLQICLSRYVNADRSLADYGYIFLFPRRIDQFWYLYALFNVSVLYVFTRQLLKMPIWQQLTAGAVLYILSSYVSIKHIDLGFVYDIMHYYIFFALGDLLSSRILDKENFRQYASWKTFGWLLPFFMAGQYYFLTKDLQMNDNMYVETYQPILFALIALTGCAFMYNISFILQRYNTIKWLRIVGYHSLYIYVSHVLVASATRMVLMKGFGITSVPLLLVICLVMAVVVPIIIYNLAIRAGAWWLYSLERPAVGKEKLQVQQS
- a CDS encoding flippase, whose protein sequence is MSDQKYTYWLRSGFYSGLQKAAVLLFGVGSVLVLTRTLSKPDMGTWNLFLVYSAIIEVIRHSLIKNAVIKYLNSSDKQEHAYIHTAALTLNSITTVTILLLIVFFIGPVSHLLQAPGLAPVMYYFLPGLLLLVPFSHFEWVQNANADFKGIFWAYLTRQGVSFGLIVVSLLASIHITLTKLVLFFDAGILCGALVSALFARKFLTGTLRVNMDWVKKLWHFGKYVFGTNISASVFRNTDQFVISSYLSTASVALYGVCLRISNLVDVPSQVLADILFPKSAQMMEAGNMEKVKFYYEKAVGAILAIALPVSFFILLLPKIVLHIIAGSSYEEAAPILQITILYGLFLPFIKQFGTIMDSIGLPKTNFAVNTITAICNIFICWSFTRHFGLMGAAYGTMTSYAICFIITQIILYRKIGSSLFNTFKHMILFYPDIIAVLQQKILLKWKVR
- a CDS encoding glycosyltransferase, with amino-acid sequence MESKMIKGRDILVVGLQPWDIAIGSNCKNVAKELSQFNRVLYVNRALDRITLIRSKDDPKVQTRLKSLKKQTDDINSIGPNFWTLDPRTILESVNWIPFAPVFDFVNKINNKRLAKEINQALKRLGFKNVLLFNDNEFYRGQYLIELLPEVTDCIYYSRDNIATHPFFVRHGKRLEPSLMAKASMVVTNSDYLEDYGRKYNPRTYNILQGCDFERFFPATPFTMPEEMAHIKGPIIGYMGALIVSRLDISILEHIAAERPQWSIVLVGPEDKTFEKSKLHKMPNVHFLGNTTEVRVPQFIQFFDVCLNPQLVNGMTIGNYPRKLDEYMVLEKPVVVTETLAMKLFEGYIYQCKTKEDYIINIEKALAEEPGSDIRKARKTFALTHTWETSLGKMSDHYRALQAN